The genomic window ACTACACATGATATGAGAGATATTGAATATTTATGTGAAAGAGTTATTATTATAAACTACGGTGAAATAATTTATGATAATAGCTTAAAAGAATTAAAAGAATACTATAATAAAAATAAAAATATTTTAATTACTTTAAAAGAATATACAGATATAGAAGTGTTTTTAAATAAATTATTAGACGATAAGCTCATAACTTCCTATACATTAGATAAAAACATTTTAAATCTTACCATAATTAATGATATACAACTTGAAAAAGAAGTATTAATTAAAATTTTACAAGAACTTGAAATAGAAGAAATTAAATTTAAAGAATTAAAAATAGATAAAATAATAAAAAGAATTTATGAAAAAAAATAAGGCTCTCGTACTAGAGAGTCTTATTTAATCTTGAATATCTTTTATTAAATTCATATATTTTATTTGCATTTTCATCTGTTAAAAATTTTTCATCTAATCTAAATTTCCAATTTCCTAAGGTAGACGGAACATTCATTCTACTTGAATTATCTAAACAGAAGAAATCTTGAATTTGAGTTATTGCTATATTTGCAACACTTGACCAAGCTCCTCTTAAAAATCCCCAAGTATAACCTTCTTCTTCTGTAAGATTCAAATATTTTTTAGCAAAATTCAATTCCTTTGAACCTTGCATTGTATTTATCCAACCTTGCATAGTTTCACTATCATGTGTACTTGGATAAACACACCAATTTCTTTCTATATTATGTGGTAAAAAATCACTTTCATTATCTGGATCAAAGGCAAATTGTAACATTTTCATACCAGGAAAGCCTGTAGCTTCTCTAAAAGCAACAACTTCCTTTGTTGTATATCCTAAATCTTCAGCGATTATTTGTATGTCACCTAATTTTTCTTTAACCTTTATAAATAAATCATTTGCAGGTCCTTTTAACCAACTTCCTGTTGCTGCTGTCTTACTTCCATAAGGTATTGCCCAATATGATTCAAAACCTCTAAAATGATCTATTCTTAAAATATCAAATAATTTCATTGATTTTTCTATTCTATTTATCCACCATGAATATGAATCTTTTTTCATGAAATCCCAATCATAAGTTGGATTTCCCCATAATTGTCCACCATCAGCATAAGAATCAGGAGGGCATCCTCCAACTAAGTCTAGTCTAAATTGTTTTTTATCTGACCAAACATCTACTGAATCTTCTGCACAATATATAGGCATATCTCCTATAATTTCTATTCCTTTTGAATTAACATAGTTTTTTAATTTATTATATTGTTTAAAAAATTCATATTGCATAAAATATTGGAATTGTATTTCTTTTTTTAATTTTTCCTTATACATTTTTACGGCTTTTTCTTCTCTATTTTTTATATCTTCATCCCAATTAACCCAGGCTTTACCTAAAAAATATCCTTTTAATGCCATAAATAATGCATAATTTTCTAGCCATTCCTTATTTTCTTCAATAAATTTTTCTAATTTTTTCTGATCTTTAAAAGCTAAAAATGCCTTTTCTAGAACTTTGTATCTATTATTATATAACTTTCCATAGTCTACATTCAATTTATCTGAGCCAAAATCTAAATTTTCAAAATCACTTTTTTCTAATAAACCATCTTCTACTAATAAATCTAGATCTATAAAATATGGATTTCCTGCAAATGATGAAAATGATTGATATGGTGAATCTCCATAACTTGTTGGTCCTATTGGTAATATTTGCCAATAATGAAAGCCTGCTTTTTTTATAAAATCACAAAATTCATAAGCTTTTTTACCTAAAGTACCAATTCCATATTTTGATGGTAAAGAAGAAATATGCATTATAACTCCACTTTTTCTGTCTTTATTTATTGCTTTATAATCATATTCTTTATCTATCATCTATCCTCCTTAATTATATATGCTGGTATTATTGCATAATTACTTTTTAATTTTTTATTTTCTATTTTTTTTATTAAAAGCTCACAAGCTACTTCGCCTAATTTTTTTACATTTATTTCAACTGTCTTAAATTTATAATTTGAAAATTTTCTTATATATGTATTATTAAATCCAGTAACTTCAACATCACGCATATTCAAACTTTTACATGCATTTATCGCTGCTATAGCAAAGATATCATCTGTTGCAACTATTGCATCTATCATTTTATTTTTCTTTAAAAATTCTTTTATAAGCTCATAAGCCTTATCCATACTAAAAGTTGATTCTAAAATATATTCTTTAGAAATCTTGAACTCAGTTAATGCCCTTTTATACCCTAAATATCTAAAATTTGTGACCTTTAAATTTCGTGGTCCACCTAAAAAGCAAATATTTTTCTTTTTATTTCTTATTAAATCCTTTGTTACTTCATAAGTTGTATTAATATTATCATTATCAACCCAGATATATTTATCTGCTTTATTCGGTGTTCCAATTATTGCAAAGGGAAATTTAATTTCATCTAAGTATTCTAGTAGACTTTCATCCTTATACGCTCTTAAGAAAATCAAACCATCTACCCTTCTTGAACCAACTAAGGCTTTAATATTCCCTTCTTCTTCTTTTTGTACATTAGAATGTATGTACAAGGTATAATATTTGTTATTTTTCAATAGATATTCACTAATGCTACTTAATATTTCTGAGAAAAAGTTATTTGAAAGTGGATCTATATCTTCTGAATTTAATACTACTCCTATTATCCTTGTACTATTATTTGTCAAATTTTGTGCCGTAGAATTCGGTATATAATTCAATTCATTAATAATTTTTTGAACTTTTTTCTTGGTTTTTTCGCTAACCAGTGGACTATTAGTTATAACTCTTGAAACTGTTGCTGTACTTACATTTGCTTGTTTTGCAACATCATCTAAAGTAATTCTAATCACTTATTTTCACCTATATTCTATTTCCTTCTTCATTAAAATAATGTAATGCATCTGTGTCAAATGTGAAATTATGAGTTTCTCCAATTTCATATTTATAATAACTTGGAACAGTAATAATCAATTGTGTATTATCTTCAAGTTTTACATATAAAGCTTTATCTTTACCTAACATTTCTATAACATCTATTTTAGCACTTATACTATTTTCGTTATTCTTTTCACTTAAGAATCTTTCACTTCTTATTCCTACACTAATTTTTTGACCTTCATATGCTTTTAATCTTTCATCTGGTTTAATTTTTACTATTCCACTATCACTAACAAACATACCATCTTTTATAGTTCCATTTATTATATTCATTGTAGGAGAACCTATAAATTTTGCAACGAATAAATTAGCTGGCTTATTATAAAATTCTTCAGGTTTTCCGAATTGTTGTATAACTCCCTTATCTAATAAACAAATTTTTGTTCCCATAGTCATTGCTTCTGTTTGGTCATGTGTTACATAAATTGAAGTTGTTCCCAAACTTTGATGTATTCTTACTAATTCAACTCTCATGTGTTCTCTTAATTTAGCATCTAAGTTAGATAAAGGTTCATCCATTAAAAATACTGCTGGTTTTCTTACAATAGCACGACCTAAGGCTACCCTTTGTCTTTGCCCACCAGATATATCAGATGGTTTTGAATAAAGATATTTTTCTATTTGCAATATTTTCGCAGCTTCTAGAACTCTTTCATGTATTATTCTTTTATCCATTTTTCTCATAGCAAGTGAAAATGCCATATTATCATATACAGTCATATGTGGATATAGGGCATAGC from Sneathia sanguinegens includes these protein-coding regions:
- the malQ gene encoding 4-alpha-glucanotransferase yields the protein MIDKEYDYKAINKDRKSGVIMHISSLPSKYGIGTLGKKAYEFCDFIKKAGFHYWQILPIGPTSYGDSPYQSFSSFAGNPYFIDLDLLVEDGLLEKSDFENLDFGSDKLNVDYGKLYNNRYKVLEKAFLAFKDQKKLEKFIEENKEWLENYALFMALKGYFLGKAWVNWDEDIKNREEKAVKMYKEKLKKEIQFQYFMQYEFFKQYNKLKNYVNSKGIEIIGDMPIYCAEDSVDVWSDKKQFRLDLVGGCPPDSYADGGQLWGNPTYDWDFMKKDSYSWWINRIEKSMKLFDILRIDHFRGFESYWAIPYGSKTAATGSWLKGPANDLFIKVKEKLGDIQIIAEDLGYTTKEVVAFREATGFPGMKMLQFAFDPDNESDFLPHNIERNWCVYPSTHDSETMQGWINTMQGSKELNFAKKYLNLTEEEGYTWGFLRGAWSSVANIAITQIQDFFCLDNSSRMNVPSTLGNWKFRLDEKFLTDENANKIYEFNKRYSRLNKTL
- a CDS encoding LacI family DNA-binding transcriptional regulator, producing MIRITLDDVAKQANVSTATVSRVITNSPLVSEKTKKKVQKIINELNYIPNSTAQNLTNNSTRIIGVVLNSEDIDPLSNNFFSEILSSISEYLLKNNKYYTLYIHSNVQKEEEGNIKALVGSRRVDGLIFLRAYKDESLLEYLDEIKFPFAIIGTPNKADKYIWVDNDNINTTYEVTKDLIRNKKKNICFLGGPRNLKVTNFRYLGYKRALTEFKISKEYILESTFSMDKAYELIKEFLKKNKMIDAIVATDDIFAIAAINACKSLNMRDVEVTGFNNTYIRKFSNYKFKTVEINVKKLGEVACELLIKKIENKKLKSNYAIIPAYIIKEDR
- a CDS encoding ABC transporter ATP-binding protein codes for the protein MKVELKNIGKKYEGREEFTIRNINVEIESKDFCIILGPSGCGKSTLLRMIAGLNSITEGELLFNGKLMNKVASKDRNIAMVFQSYALYPHMTVYDNMAFSLAMRKMDKRIIHERVLEAAKILQIEKYLYSKPSDISGGQRQRVALGRAIVRKPAVFLMDEPLSNLDAKLREHMRVELVRIHQSLGTTSIYVTHDQTEAMTMGTKICLLDKGVIQQFGKPEEFYNKPANLFVAKFIGSPTMNIINGTIKDGMFVSDSGIVKIKPDERLKAYEGQKISVGIRSERFLSEKNNENSISAKIDVIEMLGKDKALYVKLEDNTQLIITVPSYYKYEIGETHNFTFDTDALHYFNEEGNRI